A single window of Culicoides brevitarsis isolate CSIRO-B50_1 chromosome 3, AGI_CSIRO_Cbre_v1, whole genome shotgun sequence DNA harbors:
- the LOC134834451 gene encoding modifier of mdg4-like isoform X10 has protein sequence MAEDEQFSLSWNNFNSNLSAGFHESLCRGDLVDVTLAADGQLVKAHRLVLSVCSPYFRKMFTQMPANQHAFVFLKDVSHAALKDLIQFMYCGEVNVKQDALPAFISTAEALQIKGLTETGESVPQTQPQTTTTVLTAAPVTVAKESTRITTVPVHQTIATTSRTFKSPRVSATTAYKLAAAAGDSEDSADDKVVQAMTMQAQATSTPATVHTTVKRTQKSITPQSAPASKRMKVQTSTADPLEAVEPTQITMHGDKDDEFINIPIEQLQNPKTEPHDTQYAEQASAAQVTEVEGHEQDTTYVEDDGTYGEIAKYDDSYFTEGDETAKAGQSSFGESYTATTDQGQEAQASSKKHQTADRVFFIRSQKKNPQLVYKGFIYNKKVTQVNKNTFWRCADTIRFRCKATVTTRNGVLLRARETHSHSDHVEKLYKKTMYDTEEELDEFIEIKTDTKDDKLCNFVDVVDAGSNFKLIVTTTNDSLT, from the exons ATGGCGGAGGACGAGCAATTTTCATTGTCATGGAACAATTTCAACAGTAATCTGTCGGCGGGCTTCCATGAGTCGCTCTGCCGCGGAGATCTCGTCGACGTGACGCTAGCTGCTGACGGGCAACTCGTAAAAGCTCACCGTTTAGTATTATCCGTGTGTTCGCCGTATTTCCGCAAGATGTTCACACAAATGCCGGCGAACCAGCACGCCTTCGTTTTCCTCAAAGACGTAAGTCACGCCGCCCTCAAGGACCTCATTCAGTTCATGTATTGCGGCGAAGTGAATGTGAAACAAGACGCATTGCCCGCCTTCATTAGCACGGCAGAGGCGCTGCAAATCAAAGGACTGACCGAAACCGGAGAAAGTGTGCCTCAGACGCAGCCCCAGACAACGACGACAGTGTTGACGGCGGCGCCCGTCACTGTTGCGAAAGAAAGCACGCGAATTACCACAGTACCTGTGCACCAAACGATCGCGACGACAAGCAGAACCTTCAAATCGCCGCGCGTGAGTGCAACGACCGCTTACAAACTTGCCGCAGCGGCTGGCGATTCGGAAGACAGTGCCGACGACAAAGTTGTGCAAGCAATGACGATGCAGGCACAGGCAACCTCGACTCCCGCAACGGTTCATACGACGGTAAAACGCACGCAGAAGAGTATCACGCCCCAAAGTGCGCCCGCAAGTAAACGCATGAAGGTACAAACGAGTACGGCGGATCCGCTTGAGGCTGTCGAACCCACGCAAATTACGATGCACGGCGACAAGGATGACGAATTTATCAATATTCCGATTGAGCAATTGCAAAACCCAAAGACGGAGCCGCATGACACGCAATATGCGGAACAGGCGAGTGCGGCACAAGTTACGGAAGTTGAGGGACACGAACAGGATACGACTTATGTTGAGGATGATGGCACTTATGGCGAAATCGCAAAGTACGACGACAGTTACTTTACGGAAGGCGATGAAACGGCAAAGGCAGGACAATCTTCGTTTGGCGAATCGTACACGGCGACAACGGATCAAGGACAGGAAGCACAAG CATCATCGAAGAAACATCAAACAGCAGATCGCGTCTTTTTCATCCGCAGTCAAAAGAAAAACCCGCAATTGGTGTACAAGGGGttcatttacaacaaaaaagtgacgCAAGTGAACAAAAACACCTTTTGGCGGTGCGCCGACACGATCAGATTTCGCTGCAAAGCAACTGTAACAACGCGAAATGGCGTCTTGTTACGAGCCCGCGAAACGCATTCGCATTCCGATCACgtcgaaaaattgtacaaGAAAACGATGTACGACACGGAAGAGGAGCTGGATGAGTTCATCGAGATCAAGACTGACACAAAAGACGACAAATTGTGCAATTTTGTGGATGTCGTCGATGCCGGGAGCAATTTTAAGTTGATTGTGACGACAACCAATGATagcttaacttaa
- the LOC134834451 gene encoding modifier of mdg4-like isoform X28, translating into MAEDEQFSLSWNNFNSNLSAGFHESLCRGDLVDVTLAADGQLVKAHRLVLSVCSPYFRKMFTQMPANQHAFVFLKDVSHAALKDLIQFMYCGEVNVKQDALPAFISTAEALQIKGLTETGESVPQTQPQTTTTVLTAAPVTVAKESTRITTVPVHQTIATTSRTFKSPRVSATTAYKLAAAAGDSEDSADDKVVQAMTMQAQATSTPATVHTTVKRTQKSITPQSAPASKRMKVQTSTADPLEAVEPTQITMHGDKDDEFINIPIEQLQNPKTEPHDTQYAEQASAAQVTEVEGHEQDTTYVEDDGTYGEIAKYDDSYFTEGDETAKAGQSSFGESYTATTDQGQEAQENHDDIKNYPLGVWIEGANFEIVANQKKGQNLLFAGYSYRKEASFKSSINWICTKSGIHGCKGRMVQTTAGLIKLGKNQHCHPPSPVKN; encoded by the exons ATGGCGGAGGACGAGCAATTTTCATTGTCATGGAACAATTTCAACAGTAATCTGTCGGCGGGCTTCCATGAGTCGCTCTGCCGCGGAGATCTCGTCGACGTGACGCTAGCTGCTGACGGGCAACTCGTAAAAGCTCACCGTTTAGTATTATCCGTGTGTTCGCCGTATTTCCGCAAGATGTTCACACAAATGCCGGCGAACCAGCACGCCTTCGTTTTCCTCAAAGACGTAAGTCACGCCGCCCTCAAGGACCTCATTCAGTTCATGTATTGCGGCGAAGTGAATGTGAAACAAGACGCATTGCCCGCCTTCATTAGCACGGCAGAGGCGCTGCAAATCAAAGGACTGACCGAAACCGGAGAAAGTGTGCCTCAGACGCAGCCCCAGACAACGACGACAGTGTTGACGGCGGCGCCCGTCACTGTTGCGAAAGAAAGCACGCGAATTACCACAGTACCTGTGCACCAAACGATCGCGACGACAAGCAGAACCTTCAAATCGCCGCGCGTGAGTGCAACGACCGCTTACAAACTTGCCGCAGCGGCTGGCGATTCGGAAGACAGTGCCGACGACAAAGTTGTGCAAGCAATGACGATGCAGGCACAGGCAACCTCGACTCCCGCAACGGTTCATACGACGGTAAAACGCACGCAGAAGAGTATCACGCCCCAAAGTGCGCCCGCAAGTAAACGCATGAAGGTACAAACGAGTACGGCGGATCCGCTTGAGGCTGTCGAACCCACGCAAATTACGATGCACGGCGACAAGGATGACGAATTTATCAATATTCCGATTGAGCAATTGCAAAACCCAAAGACGGAGCCGCATGACACGCAATATGCGGAACAGGCGAGTGCGGCACAAGTTACGGAAGTTGAGGGACACGAACAGGATACGACTTATGTTGAGGATGATGGCACTTATGGCGAAATCGCAAAGTACGACGACAGTTACTTTACGGAAGGCGATGAAACGGCAAAGGCAGGACAATCTTCGTTTGGCGAATCGTACACGGCGACAACGGATCAAGGACAGGAAGCACAAG aaaatcatGACGACATCAAAAACTATCCGTTGGGCGTTTGGATCGAAggagcaaattttgaaatagtaGCTAACCAGAAAAAGGGACAAAATCTCTTATTTGCGGGATATTCATATCGTAAAGAAGCCTCTTTCAAATCTTCGATTAACTGGATATGTACAAAATCAGGAATTCATGGATGCAAAGGAAGAATGGTACAAACTACTGCGGGATTGATTAAATTAGGGAAGAATCAACATTGTCATCCGCCATCGcct gtcaaaaattaa
- the LOC134834451 gene encoding modifier of mdg4-like isoform X14: MAEDEQFSLSWNNFNSNLSAGFHESLCRGDLVDVTLAADGQLVKAHRLVLSVCSPYFRKMFTQMPANQHAFVFLKDVSHAALKDLIQFMYCGEVNVKQDALPAFISTAEALQIKGLTETGESVPQTQPQTTTTVLTAAPVTVAKESTRITTVPVHQTIATTSRTFKSPRVSATTAYKLAAAAGDSEDSADDKVVQAMTMQAQATSTPATVHTTVKRTQKSITPQSAPASKRMKVQTSTADPLEAVEPTQITMHGDKDDEFINIPIEQLQNPKTEPHDTQYAEQASAAQVTEVEGHEQDTTYVEDDGTYGEIAKYDDSYFTEGDETAKAGQSSFGESYTATTDQGQEAQDQNFEFIYSQRGHPLLIDADNFLYRKNRGVYWRCIRCTKYQCKSRLILRKNMPPVRIESHSHGPETEKIAHGRQFMKNLELSSGLVDQPILLQRQKHCNVDFIFPKKPKKS; this comes from the exons ATGGCGGAGGACGAGCAATTTTCATTGTCATGGAACAATTTCAACAGTAATCTGTCGGCGGGCTTCCATGAGTCGCTCTGCCGCGGAGATCTCGTCGACGTGACGCTAGCTGCTGACGGGCAACTCGTAAAAGCTCACCGTTTAGTATTATCCGTGTGTTCGCCGTATTTCCGCAAGATGTTCACACAAATGCCGGCGAACCAGCACGCCTTCGTTTTCCTCAAAGACGTAAGTCACGCCGCCCTCAAGGACCTCATTCAGTTCATGTATTGCGGCGAAGTGAATGTGAAACAAGACGCATTGCCCGCCTTCATTAGCACGGCAGAGGCGCTGCAAATCAAAGGACTGACCGAAACCGGAGAAAGTGTGCCTCAGACGCAGCCCCAGACAACGACGACAGTGTTGACGGCGGCGCCCGTCACTGTTGCGAAAGAAAGCACGCGAATTACCACAGTACCTGTGCACCAAACGATCGCGACGACAAGCAGAACCTTCAAATCGCCGCGCGTGAGTGCAACGACCGCTTACAAACTTGCCGCAGCGGCTGGCGATTCGGAAGACAGTGCCGACGACAAAGTTGTGCAAGCAATGACGATGCAGGCACAGGCAACCTCGACTCCCGCAACGGTTCATACGACGGTAAAACGCACGCAGAAGAGTATCACGCCCCAAAGTGCGCCCGCAAGTAAACGCATGAAGGTACAAACGAGTACGGCGGATCCGCTTGAGGCTGTCGAACCCACGCAAATTACGATGCACGGCGACAAGGATGACGAATTTATCAATATTCCGATTGAGCAATTGCAAAACCCAAAGACGGAGCCGCATGACACGCAATATGCGGAACAGGCGAGTGCGGCACAAGTTACGGAAGTTGAGGGACACGAACAGGATACGACTTATGTTGAGGATGATGGCACTTATGGCGAAATCGCAAAGTACGACGACAGTTACTTTACGGAAGGCGATGAAACGGCAAAGGCAGGACAATCTTCGTTTGGCGAATCGTACACGGCGACAACGGATCAAGGACAGGAAGCACAAG accaAAACTTCGAATTTATATACTCGCAACGAGGACATCCGTTACTCATCGATGCCGATAACTTTCTATATCGCAAAAATCGGGGAGTTTATTGGCGTTGTATTCGTTGCACAAAGTACCAATGCAAAAGTCGCCtcattttacgcaaaaatatgCCTCCTGTACGGATCGAAAGTCACTCGCATGGCCCGGAAACGGAAAAAATCGCTCATGGAAgacaatttatgaaaaatttggaactcTCTTCGGGACTTGTGGATCAACCGATCTTGCTACAGAGGCAGAAACATTGCAATGTTGACTTTATCTTTCctaaaaaacccaaaaaatcgtaa
- the LOC134834451 gene encoding modifier of mdg4-like isoform X26, giving the protein MAEDEQFSLSWNNFNSNLSAGFHESLCRGDLVDVTLAADGQLVKAHRLVLSVCSPYFRKMFTQMPANQHAFVFLKDVSHAALKDLIQFMYCGEVNVKQDALPAFISTAEALQIKGLTETGESVPQTQPQTTTTVLTAAPVTVAKESTRITTVPVHQTIATTSRTFKSPRVSATTAYKLAAAAGDSEDSADDKVVQAMTMQAQATSTPATVHTTVKRTQKSITPQSAPASKRMKVQTSTADPLEAVEPTQITMHGDKDDEFINIPIEQLQNPKTEPHDTQYAEQASAAQVTEVEGHEQDTTYVEDDGTYGEIAKYDDSYFTEGDETAKAGQSSFGESYTATTDQGQEAQAGKYDIENDEELQELYGTFKFERSQRGKPILLYDNFRFRKERSLQNIIRWRCVAKNCKGRLTLKNGQVEKYVQHDVCPLKKRMNAKTDFVCFD; this is encoded by the exons ATGGCGGAGGACGAGCAATTTTCATTGTCATGGAACAATTTCAACAGTAATCTGTCGGCGGGCTTCCATGAGTCGCTCTGCCGCGGAGATCTCGTCGACGTGACGCTAGCTGCTGACGGGCAACTCGTAAAAGCTCACCGTTTAGTATTATCCGTGTGTTCGCCGTATTTCCGCAAGATGTTCACACAAATGCCGGCGAACCAGCACGCCTTCGTTTTCCTCAAAGACGTAAGTCACGCCGCCCTCAAGGACCTCATTCAGTTCATGTATTGCGGCGAAGTGAATGTGAAACAAGACGCATTGCCCGCCTTCATTAGCACGGCAGAGGCGCTGCAAATCAAAGGACTGACCGAAACCGGAGAAAGTGTGCCTCAGACGCAGCCCCAGACAACGACGACAGTGTTGACGGCGGCGCCCGTCACTGTTGCGAAAGAAAGCACGCGAATTACCACAGTACCTGTGCACCAAACGATCGCGACGACAAGCAGAACCTTCAAATCGCCGCGCGTGAGTGCAACGACCGCTTACAAACTTGCCGCAGCGGCTGGCGATTCGGAAGACAGTGCCGACGACAAAGTTGTGCAAGCAATGACGATGCAGGCACAGGCAACCTCGACTCCCGCAACGGTTCATACGACGGTAAAACGCACGCAGAAGAGTATCACGCCCCAAAGTGCGCCCGCAAGTAAACGCATGAAGGTACAAACGAGTACGGCGGATCCGCTTGAGGCTGTCGAACCCACGCAAATTACGATGCACGGCGACAAGGATGACGAATTTATCAATATTCCGATTGAGCAATTGCAAAACCCAAAGACGGAGCCGCATGACACGCAATATGCGGAACAGGCGAGTGCGGCACAAGTTACGGAAGTTGAGGGACACGAACAGGATACGACTTATGTTGAGGATGATGGCACTTATGGCGAAATCGCAAAGTACGACGACAGTTACTTTACGGAAGGCGATGAAACGGCAAAGGCAGGACAATCTTCGTTTGGCGAATCGTACACGGCGACAACGGATCAAGGACAGGAAGCACAAG caGGAAAATACGACATTGAAAATGACGAAGAGCTCCAAGAATTATACGGAACCTTCAAATTCGAGCGAAGTCAACGAGGAAAGCCAATTTTGTTATATGACAATTTCCGTTTTCGCAAGGAACGATCGTTGCAGAACATAATTCGATGGCGTTGTGTAGCGAAAAATTGCAAAGGTcgattaactttaaaaaatggacAAGTTGAGAAATATGTTCAACACGATGTGTGtcctttaaaaaaacgaatgaaCGCAAAAACGGATTTTGTATGCTTcgattag
- the LOC134834451 gene encoding modifier of mdg4-like isoform X22: MAEDEQFSLSWNNFNSNLSAGFHESLCRGDLVDVTLAADGQLVKAHRLVLSVCSPYFRKMFTQMPANQHAFVFLKDVSHAALKDLIQFMYCGEVNVKQDALPAFISTAEALQIKGLTETGESVPQTQPQTTTTVLTAAPVTVAKESTRITTVPVHQTIATTSRTFKSPRVSATTAYKLAAAAGDSEDSADDKVVQAMTMQAQATSTPATVHTTVKRTQKSITPQSAPASKRMKVQTSTADPLEAVEPTQITMHGDKDDEFINIPIEQLQNPKTEPHDTQYAEQASAAQVTEVEGHEQDTTYVEDDGTYGEIAKYDDSYFTEGDETAKAGQSSFGESYTATTDQGQEAQAKKDETTFKLIRNKRGNVNLFYNGYEYRKKTAFKSTINWCCVQAYRYKDGKRSCNARVITKDNILKKSGGPHNHPKREIENNDEFFVIQEYSNNKNL, encoded by the exons ATGGCGGAGGACGAGCAATTTTCATTGTCATGGAACAATTTCAACAGTAATCTGTCGGCGGGCTTCCATGAGTCGCTCTGCCGCGGAGATCTCGTCGACGTGACGCTAGCTGCTGACGGGCAACTCGTAAAAGCTCACCGTTTAGTATTATCCGTGTGTTCGCCGTATTTCCGCAAGATGTTCACACAAATGCCGGCGAACCAGCACGCCTTCGTTTTCCTCAAAGACGTAAGTCACGCCGCCCTCAAGGACCTCATTCAGTTCATGTATTGCGGCGAAGTGAATGTGAAACAAGACGCATTGCCCGCCTTCATTAGCACGGCAGAGGCGCTGCAAATCAAAGGACTGACCGAAACCGGAGAAAGTGTGCCTCAGACGCAGCCCCAGACAACGACGACAGTGTTGACGGCGGCGCCCGTCACTGTTGCGAAAGAAAGCACGCGAATTACCACAGTACCTGTGCACCAAACGATCGCGACGACAAGCAGAACCTTCAAATCGCCGCGCGTGAGTGCAACGACCGCTTACAAACTTGCCGCAGCGGCTGGCGATTCGGAAGACAGTGCCGACGACAAAGTTGTGCAAGCAATGACGATGCAGGCACAGGCAACCTCGACTCCCGCAACGGTTCATACGACGGTAAAACGCACGCAGAAGAGTATCACGCCCCAAAGTGCGCCCGCAAGTAAACGCATGAAGGTACAAACGAGTACGGCGGATCCGCTTGAGGCTGTCGAACCCACGCAAATTACGATGCACGGCGACAAGGATGACGAATTTATCAATATTCCGATTGAGCAATTGCAAAACCCAAAGACGGAGCCGCATGACACGCAATATGCGGAACAGGCGAGTGCGGCACAAGTTACGGAAGTTGAGGGACACGAACAGGATACGACTTATGTTGAGGATGATGGCACTTATGGCGAAATCGCAAAGTACGACGACAGTTACTTTACGGAAGGCGATGAAACGGCAAAGGCAGGACAATCTTCGTTTGGCGAATCGTACACGGCGACAACGGATCAAGGACAGGAAGCACAAG caaaaaaagacgaaacaaCATTCAAACTGATACGAAACAAGCGCGGAAATGTCAACTTATTCTACAACGGATACGAATATCGCAAGAAAACAGCATTTAAAAGCACAATTAATTGGTGTTGCGTTCAAGCTTATCGCTATAAAGATGGAAAAAGGTCTTGCAAT gctcGAGTCATCACAAAAGATAACATCCTGAAGAAATCTGGAGGTCCTCATAATCATCCAAAGcgagaaattgaaaataacgATGAATTTTTCGTCATTCAAGAATAttcgaacaataaaaatttgtag